TCATGGTTCTACGGAAGAAGTTGCCAATGTCTACTGTTTCCTCGCTTCTGATGAGGCGAGCTTTGTCACCGGATCACTTTATTTCGCAGACGGTGGTATCACTATCGGACGTGGGAATGTCGGTGAGCAAGTCCCAGACGAATTGCGTCAGCGCCCCAAGGGCAACCTGGATATTGATCATGCAACCACCCCATCACAGGGGAATATCCAGGCTGCAAGGGCTTAGATCATTTACATAGAAAGCAGAAGAGATGGCGAAGGAAATCACGATACATTTTGATAACTATGTGGGCTTTCAACAGCCCGCATTGTTTTTCCTACCGGGTGAGGATGGTGCCGCCGAGAGCGTACCTGCCACTGAAACAGATGAATACGGGGCTATCTTTAAAGTGTCACTTGCCAAAGATATTCCCCTAACTTTTAAGTTCGGGGATGCCGAAGCGGATAGGTATGAGGATGACAGCCTCTACCGTACAGTCTCACCTGTTCATTTTAAGAATGTCAAAGCCATCTGGTGCCGGAGTTGGAACCCCTTTGTATACACAGCAGAGCCACAATCCATACAGCCACAATCGGCTGTAGATTTTGTTGGTGAACAATCGTTTGTGGATGGATTGTACATCAGTGACACCTGTGGTGATTTTGCTCTTGGCGCTTCGCCTCTGAAGGAGGGTGGCGTCCTCTTTGGCTTTTTTCATCCCCATGCAGCACGCGTCTATGTGACAGGCGACTTTAACGATTGGCAGCATCCTGGCGTAAAAAAGGCGGATTCAAAGCGCTTTCTAGAGATGCAGTTATATAAGGGGTATTTTGATGTGCCCAATGTGTGGCTGCTAAAAGCAGATGATGCGAATGTGGGGCAAGAATACAAATTCTACGTCGTCTACGACTCGCTGGCCGGGGATAGTACGTTGGATAGTGCCTTATTGTCTGATGCTTATACGCGGGTGCTTGGGGCAGATTATGAAGCCAACAACAGCATCATCGTGGACCCTTCGCCTTACGAATGGCATGATGCCGATTATCAAACGCCTGCAATTCATGAACTGATTGTATACGAACTGCATGTTCACGGGTTTACCCATGACCAGGCAGATATTCAGGCTGATCATCAAGGGAAATATACCGGCATCATTGATCGTATTGAAGCGGGCTATTTTGACAAGCTGGGTATCACCTGCCTTTACCTGATGCCTATTGCGGATTCCCCCACGCCTCAGGGCCCACATTCATTAGGCTATAACTCCTCGTTATTTATGGCTGTCGAGCGCGATTATGGCTCTCCGGATGAATTGCGGCGGCTGGTAGATACAGCACATCAGCATAATCTGGCAGTTATTGTGGACCAGGTTTTTAACCATACAGCCAATAGCTGGAACCCACTTTGGAAAGCCATCCTGGATCATCCAGAAGAGGTTGAACAAGGGGAAGAGGGCGGCCTCTATTTTAGTGGGCAAACCCCATGGGGTAACCGGATGTCGACTGAGCGGGCAGAAACGCAGAATATGCTGATTGATGCCTGCAAGCTTATGCTGACGGAATATCATCTCGATGGCTTTCGGTTTGATGCAACCCATACCTATTATATGGATCATGGATTTGTGCAGCGCCTAGCGGATGAGTTACAGGCATTTAAGCCCGAAGTCATTCTGATTGCTGAAAACTTGCCGAATGAATCTGATTTGAATCGAGAAGGCTATAACGGCTTCATGCAGTGGTCGGATTATTTCCACGATGCGATTAAAGCCTATATGGCTGAGGGGCGTTTTGAGGGTACAGATAATACCCCTGAAAATCTGGGGGATACCTTTTACTTTTCGAAAGGGCGGTTCGCTGCTCATACCAATAACGTCCTGAACTATTGTGAAAGCCATGATGAGCACAGCGTCGCCCACGAGATTAGCTATGTGCCAAACTTGGATACACCCCAGGCAAAAGATAGAAAGTCGCGCCTTGGCTTGTTTGCGACGATGGTCGCACTGGGCCAGCCGATGATCTACATGGGGCAGGAATATGGTCTGGAGCGGGCTCGTGGCAATGTCTATTTTGATTTCCCTGGTAGTGGCGAAGGTTTTTATGATTGGGCTTCTCTGTTGATTAATCTGCGACGGCGCTACCCGGCCCTTAAGCTCCATGGCTTCAATCCGATTGAAGAAGGGCACTTCCAATGGTTATTAGGCCCCTGGTTAGAAGAGTGCTTTGGAGGCGGTAAGCGGGTGCTTGGTTGGCTTTCTACACCGACGGAAGAAGCGTTTGACCATATGGTTATCCTCATGAATTTTGAGAATCATCCCGTTGAGGTCGATATTCGCTTTGGTATGCCGGGGAAATGGGTTCGCCTGGCCTCGATTGATGCTGTCAATGATATTCCCCCTGTAGGCTCTAATAGCCCGGATGAGGAAGATGCCATTCATCTCGATAGTGATACATTCGCTCACTTTGTCCTGCCGGATTCGTCAGGGTTTATCTATAAGTGGGAACAAGGCTTATAACGTAAGCAAGGCCTGGGGGCGCGGCGGATGCTGTGCCCCCAGGTTGAGAACACATGAAGTTACAAGGAGAGAGGACTATGTTCCGCAAGGGATTTACGCTGTTCTGGACAGCACGAGAACAATTACAACTGACCTGGGCCTTGCTCAGGGATGATCGTGTGCCGAAGTGGCAAAAGGCTATTCCGTTCCTGCCGCTAATATACATTCTGTCGCCGCTCAACTTCCTGACATTTGCGATCCCATTCGTGGGGCAGATTGACGAAGTTGTGCTGATGTTGCTTGCTATGAAAGCGATGGAACGTGCAGTTGATCAAAAAATCCTGGCTGAATACCAGAAGAAGCTGGCAAAGAAGTAACTTCAGGAAGCAAGTTCACAGAAGCAACTTTGAAAAGTCCACTTGTTGAATAGCCGACCGTATTTGAGTATGTCACGTTTACGA
The Phototrophicus methaneseepsis DNA segment above includes these coding regions:
- a CDS encoding YkvA family protein; the protein is MFRKGFTLFWTAREQLQLTWALLRDDRVPKWQKAIPFLPLIYILSPLNFLTFAIPFVGQIDEVVLMLLAMKAMERAVDQKILAEYQKKLAKK
- a CDS encoding alpha-amylase family glycosyl hydrolase, whose translation is MAKEITIHFDNYVGFQQPALFFLPGEDGAAESVPATETDEYGAIFKVSLAKDIPLTFKFGDAEADRYEDDSLYRTVSPVHFKNVKAIWCRSWNPFVYTAEPQSIQPQSAVDFVGEQSFVDGLYISDTCGDFALGASPLKEGGVLFGFFHPHAARVYVTGDFNDWQHPGVKKADSKRFLEMQLYKGYFDVPNVWLLKADDANVGQEYKFYVVYDSLAGDSTLDSALLSDAYTRVLGADYEANNSIIVDPSPYEWHDADYQTPAIHELIVYELHVHGFTHDQADIQADHQGKYTGIIDRIEAGYFDKLGITCLYLMPIADSPTPQGPHSLGYNSSLFMAVERDYGSPDELRRLVDTAHQHNLAVIVDQVFNHTANSWNPLWKAILDHPEEVEQGEEGGLYFSGQTPWGNRMSTERAETQNMLIDACKLMLTEYHLDGFRFDATHTYYMDHGFVQRLADELQAFKPEVILIAENLPNESDLNREGYNGFMQWSDYFHDAIKAYMAEGRFEGTDNTPENLGDTFYFSKGRFAAHTNNVLNYCESHDEHSVAHEISYVPNLDTPQAKDRKSRLGLFATMVALGQPMIYMGQEYGLERARGNVYFDFPGSGEGFYDWASLLINLRRRYPALKLHGFNPIEEGHFQWLLGPWLEECFGGGKRVLGWLSTPTEEAFDHMVILMNFENHPVEVDIRFGMPGKWVRLASIDAVNDIPPVGSNSPDEEDAIHLDSDTFAHFVLPDSSGFIYKWEQGL